One Ailuropoda melanoleuca isolate Jingjing chromosome 14, ASM200744v2, whole genome shotgun sequence DNA segment encodes these proteins:
- the OTUB2 gene encoding ubiquitin thioesterase OTUB2 has translation MSETSFNLISEKCDILSILRDHPENRIYQRKIQELSKRFTAIRKTKGDGNCFYRALGYSYLESLLGKSREVLKFKERVLQTPNDLLAAGFEEHKFRNFFNAFYSVVELVEKDSSVSSLLKVFNDQSSSDQIVQFLRLLTSAFIKNRAEFFRHFIDEEMDIKDFCTHEVEPMAMECDHIQITALSQALNIALQVEYVDEMDTALNHHVFPEAATPSVYLLYKTSHYNILYAADKR, from the exons agTGAAACCTCTTTCAACCTAATATCAGAAAAATGTGACATTCTATCAATTCTTCGGGATCATCCTGAAAACAGGATTTACCAGAGGAAAATCCAG GAACTCAGCAAAAGGTTCACCGCGATCCGCAAGACCAAGGGGGATGGGAACTGCTTCTACCGGGCCTTGGGCTATTCCTACCTGGAATCCCTGCTGGGAAAGAGCAGGGAAGTCCTCAA GTTCAAAGAACGTGTCCTGCAGACCCCAAATGACCTTCTGGCTGCTGGTTTTGAGGAGCACAAGTTCCGAAACTTCTTTAATGCT TTTTACAGTGTGGTAGAGCTGGTAGAGAAGGACAGCTCGGTGTCCAGTCTGCTGAAAGTGTTCAACGACCAGAGCTCCTCGGACCAAATCGTGCAGTTTTTGCGCCTGCTCACCTCAGCCTTCATCAAGAATCGCGCGGAATTCTTCCGACACTTCATTGATGAGGAGATGGACATCAAGGACTTCTGTACTCAT GAAGTGGAGCCCATGGCCATGGAGTGTGACCACATCCAGATCACAGCCCTGTCCCAGGCACTGAACATCGCCCTGCAGGTGGAGTATGTGGATGAGATGGACACGGCCCTGAACCACCACGTGTTCCCCGAGGCTGCCACCCCTTCCGTTTACCTGCTCTATAAAACATCCCACTACAACATCCTTTATGCAGCCGATAAACGTTGA
- the DDX24 gene encoding ATP-dependent RNA helicase DDX24 has product MKLKETKTKPKPSSYGKFQTKGIKVVGKWKQVEIDPNIFADGQMDDLVCFEELTDYQLVSPAKNSSSLFSKEEPKKRKAQAVSGKEEGESSSSKKKMKFKKNKDMETEGISAQKEFEVKDTEPEPQEDGTVCPDPQVEEMVSESSAQTVPKKKKKKGKKKLEPSQGTTPKVPKKAKTWMPEMQDQKADVTAWKDLFVPKPVLRALSFLGFSAPTPIQALTLAPAIRDKLDILGAAETGSGKTLAFAIPMIHAVLQWQVKKPTPALSSTGALPGETRTEAETESGVLPDEIGTEGEVLPSEAGVKTGAPPSNVKTGAAVSDQVLPFCDDDAGEGPSSLIREKAIPKQDEDKEEKLDEEETGKLKEELGGKIATCKAHPKRPLLGLVLTPTRELAVQVKQHIDAVAKFTGIKTAILVGGMSAQKQQRMLNRQPEIVVATPGRLWELIKEKHPHLSNLRQLRCLVVDEADRMVEKGHFAELSQLLEMLSDSQYNPKRQTLIFSATLTLVHQAPARILHKKHVKKIDKTAKLDLLVQKIGMRGKPKVIDLTRNEATVESLTETKIHCETDEKDLYLYYFLMQYPGRTLVFANSISCIKRLSGLLKVLDIMPLTLHACMHQKQRLRNLEQFARLEDCVLLATDVAARGLDIPKVQHVIHYQVPRTSEIYVHRSGRTARATNEGLSLMLIGPEDVINFKKIYKTLKKDEDIPLFPVQTKYMDAVKERIHLARQIEKAEYRNFQACLHNSWIEQAAAALEIELEEEMYKGRKTDQQEERRRQKQMKVLKKELRHLLSQPLFKEDLKTKYPTQSGKLPTLMSTPRNGESALSHLAKQKKKKTKQPPKEQQQEQPQPSTSAN; this is encoded by the exons ATGAAGTTGAAGGagacaaaaacaaagccaaagcCATCAAGCTATGGCAAATTTCAGACAAAAGGAATCAAAGTTGTGGGAAAGTGGAAGCAGGTGGAGATTGACCCAAATATATTTGCAGATGGGCAGATGGATGACTTGGTTTGCTTTGAGGAACTGACAGATTACCAGTTGGTCTCCCCTGCCAAGAATTCCTCCAGTCTCTTTTCAAAAGAGGAGCCCAAGAAGAGAAAGGCACAAGCTgtttcaggaaaggaagaaggagagtcCAGCTcatcaaagaaaaagatgaagttcAAGAAGAACAAAGACATGGAAACTGAAGGAATCAGTGCCCAGAAAGAGTTTGAAGTCAAAGATACTGAGCCAGAGCCCCAGGAAGATGGCACAGTTTGTCCTGATCCACAGGTAGAGGAGATGGTATCAGAAAGCTCAGCTCAGActgttccaaaaaagaaaaaaaagaaagggaaaaaaaaattggagccTTCCCAGGGTACTACTCCAAAGGTGCCCAAAAAAGCAAAGACATGGATGCCTGAAATGCAGGACCAGAAGGCAGATGTAACGGCTTGGAAAGATCTGTTTGTACCCAAGCCAGTTCTCCGAGCACTCAGCTTTCTAGGCTTCTCTGCACCCACACCAATCCAAGCTCTGACCTTGGCACCTGCCATCCGTGACAAACTGGACATCCTTGGGGCTGCTGAGACAG gAAGTGGAAAAACTCTTGCCTTTGCCATTCCAATGATCCATGCAGTACTGCAGTGGCAGGTGAAGAAGCCTACTCCAGCTCTAAGTAGCACAGGAGCATTACCTGGTGAGACCAGAACCGAGGCTGAAACTGAGTCTGGTGTTTTGCCTGATGAGATTGGAACTGAGGGCGAAGTCCTGCCCAGTGAAGCTGGAGTGAAGACTGGAGCACCACCCAGCAATGTCAAGACTGGAGCTGCTGTCTCAGACCAGGTGCTGCCCTTCTGTGATGATGATGCTGGTGAAGGACCTTCTTCTCTGATCAGGGAGAAGGCCATCCCCAAACAGGatgaagacaaagaggaaaagctTGATGAAGAGGAAACTGGAAAGTTGAAGGAGGAGTTGGGTGGCAAAATCGCCACCTGTAAAGCACATCCAAAGCGCCCTCTGCTTGGGCTGGTTCTGACTCCCACTAGGGAGCTCGCAGTCCAGGTAAAGCAGCACATCGATGCTGTGGCCAAGTTTACAG GAATTAAAACTGCTATTTTGGTTGGTGGAATGTCTGCGCAGAAACAGCAGAGGATGCTAAACCGCCAGCCAGAGATTGTGGTTGCCACTCCGGGCCGGCTGTGGGAGCTAATTAAAGAAAAGCATCCTCATTTGAGCAACCTTAGGCAGCTCAG GTGCCTGGTGGTCGATGAGGCTGATCGGATGGTTGAGAAAGGCCACTTTGCTGAGCTCTCACAGTTGCTGGAGATGCTCAGTGACTCCCAGTACAACCCAAAGAGACAGACGCTTATTTTTTCTGCCACACTGACCCTGgtacatcaggctcctgctcgaATCCTTCACAAGAAGCACGTtaagaaaattgacaaaactgCCAAACTTGACCTCCTCGTGCAGAAGATTGGAATGAGGGGCAAGCCCAAGGTCATCGACCTGACCAGAAATGAAGCCACAGTGGAGTCACTGACAGAGACCAAGATTCATTGTGAGACCGATGAGAAAGACTTATATCTGTACTACTTCCTGATGCAGTATCCAGGCCGCACCTTAGTGTTTGCCAACAGTATCTCCTGCATCAAACGCCTCTCTGGGCTCCTCAAAGTCCTGGATATCATGCCACTGACCCTACATGCCTGCATGCACCAGAAGCAGAGGCTCAGAAACCTGGAGCAGTTTGCCCGTCTAGAAGA TTGTGTTCTCCTGGCAACAGATGTGGCAGCTCGGGGCCTGGATATTCCTAAAGTCCAGCATGTCATCCATTACCAG GTCCCTCGTACCTCGGAGATCTATGTCCACCGAAGTGGTCGAACAGCTCGTGCCACCAATGAAGGCCTCAGCCTGATGCTGATTGGGCCTGAGGATGTGATCAACTTTAAGAAGATTTACAAAACCCTCAAGAAAGATGAGGACATCCCACTGTTTCCTGTGCAGACAAAGTACATGGATGCAGtcaag GAACGAATCCATTTAGCTCGACAGATTGAGAAAGCGGAGTATCGGAACTTCCAGGCTTGTCTGCACAACTCTTGGATTGAACAGGCAGCCGCTGCCCTTGAGATTGAGCTGGAAGAAGAGATGTATAAGG gaagaaaaactgaCCAACAAGAAGAGCGTAGGAGACAAAAGCAGATGAAGGTGCTGAAGAAGGAGCTGCGCCATTTACTCTCCCAGCCGTTGTTCAAAGAGGACCTGAAAACGAAGTATCCGACTCAGTCTGGCAAGCTGCCCACGCTCATGTCTACCCCAAGAAATGGTGAGTCTGCTTTGAGCCACCTCGccaaacagaagaagaagaagacgaagcAGCCACccaaggagcagcagcaggaacagccGCAGCCGAGTACAAGTGCAAATTAA